The Dromaius novaehollandiae isolate bDroNov1 chromosome 5, bDroNov1.hap1, whole genome shotgun sequence genome window below encodes:
- the PITPNM1 gene encoding membrane-associated phosphatidylinositol transfer protein 1 isoform X4 produces the protein MLIKEYHILLPMSLEEYQVAQLYMIQKKSREESSGEGSGVEILANRPYSDGPGGSGQYTHKIYHVGSHIPSWFRALLPKAALQVEEESWNAYPYTRTRYTCPFVEKFSIEIETYYRPDSGQQTNVFNLSAAEKRQRILDTIDIVRDPISPGEYKPEEDPKLYHSVKTGRGPLGDDWLEVAAGGPLMCAYKLCKVEFRYWGMQSKIEQFIHDVGLRKVMLRAHRQAWCWQDEWTDLTMEDIRQLEEETARMLAQKMAKCSEAEETPAAGPSTEGRLDLGGANGQDSAEPQGASDASPDDTFAKQWSTSSRSSYSSQHGGGVSPQSLSEWRMQNIARDSENSSEEEFFDAHEDLSDSDEVFAKEMTKWSSNDFLDTLERPVELDEVLADGASSAKADSEGLAGPGLPEGGSVESAAQACRIHALFLILHSGNILDQGAGEPGSKQADVQTLAATFDAVTRIHFPEALGHVALRLVSCPPICAAAYALVSKLSPYSHDGDSLSSSQDHIPLAALPLLATSSGSYQHAVGAVIVRANQAYSAFLHSGEGAGFCGQVVLIGDCVGGILGFDALCQSRVGSGGSRSSSRRGSLNMEPISPELCGGRDPLAEGADGAGGSAQVSPEPGVQLPSREPGDSQHHSSLCSLQASEPPLEAEAPRSSSSALDGAEGSSARLDFKVSGFFLFGSPLGLVLALRKTVMPAMDVAQLRPACEQIYNLFHAADPCASRLEPLLAKAFHAVPPLSVPRYQKYPLGDGTSSLLAEALQTHSALFLAEVDVAVPTTPTSSFGGFWRGSEPGEPPTPASTSEVVKILERWWGPKRIDYSLYCPDALTAFPTITLPHLFHASYWESSDVVAFILRQVIEKEGPEPTESEESSIYSPAIPREKWQRKRTQVKIRNVTANHRASDTIVCEGKPQVLSGRFMYGPLDVVTLTGEKVDIYIMTQPLSGKWLHYGTEVTSGSGRLTFTIPPDKALAIGIYPVRMVVRGDHSYAEAYLTVVARGTESVVFSIDGSFTASVSIMGSDPKVRAGAVDVVRHWQDSGYMIIYVTGRPDMQKHRVVAWLSQHNFPHGAVSFCDGLTHDPLRQKAAFLQTLRTERSPLSLAMAPPRTSLSTAPWGFHQHTSTLWAGQ, from the exons atgCTCATCAAGGAGTACCACATCCTGCTGCCCATGAGCCTGGAGGAGTACCAGGTGGCTCAGCTCTACATGATCCAG AAGAAGAGCCGGGAGGAGTCGAGCGGCGAGGGCAGCGGCGTGGAGATCCTGGCCAACCGGCCCTACAGTGAcggcccggggggcagcgggcagtACACCCACAAGATCTACCACGTGGGCTCCCACATCCCCAGCTGGTTTCGGGCCCTGCTGCCCAAGGCTGCCCTGCAGGTGGAGGAGGAGTCCTGGAACGCCTACCCTTACACCCGCACCAG GTACACCTGCCCCTTCGTAGAGAAGTTCTCCATCGAGATTGAGACTTACTACCGACCGGACTCCGGCCAGCAGACGAACGTCTTCAACTTGAGCGCGGCCGAGAAGAGGCAGAGGATTTTGG ACACGATCGACATTGTGCGAGACCCCATCTCCCCTGGGGAGTACAAGCCTGAGGAGGACCCGAAGCTGTATCACTCCGTGAAGACGGGCCGGGGCCCGCTGGGCGATGACTGGCTGGAGGTGGCAGCTGGTGGGCCCCTAATGTGCGCCTACAAGCTCTGCAAGGTGGAGTTTCGCTACTGGGGCATGCAGTCCAAAATTGAGCAATTCATCCATGATGTAG GCCTGCGCAAAGTGATGCTCCGAGCGCACCGCCAGGCCTGGTGCTGGCAGGACGAATGGACGGACCTGACCATGGAGGACATccggcagctggaggaggagacgGCCCGTATGCTGGCGCAGAAGATGGCCAAGTGCAGTGAGGCTGAGGAGACCCCTGCAGCCGGCCCCAGCACCGAGGGCCGCCTGGACCTAGGTGGTGCCAATGGGCAGGACAGTGCTGAGCCGCAGGGGGCATCTGATGCCTCCCCCGATGATACCTTTGCTAAGCAATGGTCCACGTCTTCCCGATCATCCTACTCTTCCCAGCATGGAG GGGGGGTGTCTCCTCAGAGCCTGTCCGAGTGGCGCATGCAGAACATCGCACGGGACTCCGAGAACAGCTCCGAGGAGGAGTTCTTCGATGCCCATG AGGACCTGTCCGACAGCGACGAAGTCTTTGCGAAGGAGATGACGAAGTGGAGCTCTAATGACTTCCTGGACACGCTGGAGCGACCAGTGGAGCTGGACGAAGTGCTGG CGGATGGAGCCAGCAGTGCCAAGGCAGATAGCGAAGGACTAGCAGGGCCCGGCTTGCCTGAG GGTGGCTCGGTGGAGAGTGCGGCGCAGGCTTGTCGGATCCACGCACTTTTCCTCATCCTCCACAGCGGGAACATCCTGGACCAGGGCGCGGGCGAGCCAGGCTCCAAGCAGGCTGACGTGCAGACGCTGGCTGCCACTTTTGATGCTGTCACCCGCATCCACTTCCCGGAGGCTCTGGGGCACGTGGCGCTGCGCCTGGTGTCCTGCCCACCCATCTGTGCGGCTGCCTACGCCCTCGTCTCCAA ACTCAGCCCGTACAGCCATGACGGAGACAGCCTGTCCAGCAGCCAAGATCACATCCCACTGGCAGCCCTCCCGCTCCTGGCCACGTCCTCGGGGAGCTACCAGCATGCCGTGGGTGCCGTTATTGTTCGGGCCAACCAGGCTTACAGCGCCTTCCTGCACTCTGGGGAGGGGGCTGGTTTCTGTGGCCAG GTGGTGCTGATCGGGGACTGCGTGGGAGGCATCCTCGGCTTTGACGCGCTGTGCCAAAGCCGAGTGGGCTCAGGGGGCAGCCGGAGCAGCAGCCGCCGGGGCAGCCTG AACATGGAGCCCATCTCCCCTGAGCTGTGTGGCGGTAGAGACCCGTTGGCCGAAGGGGCAGACGGAGCAGGAGGATCAGCCCAAGTCAGTCCAGAGCCAGGGGTGCAGCTGCCCTCCCGGGAGCCTGGGGACAGCCAGCACCACAGCTCCTTGTGCAG CCTACAGGCCAGCGAGCCCCCGCTGGAGGCAGAGGCACCACGGAGCAGTAGCTCAGCACTGGATGGGGCTGAGGGCAGCAGCGCCCGCCTTGACTTTAAGGTATCCGGCTTCTTCCTCTTTGGCTCTCCGCTGGGGCTGGTGCTAGCGCTACGCAAGACCGTCATGCCTGCTATGGATG TGGCCCAGCTGCGTCCCGCCTGCGAGCAGATCTACAACCTCTTCCATGCGGCCGACCCCTGCGCCTCTCGCTTGGAGCCCCTCTTGGCCAAGGCCTTCCATGCCGTACCGCCTCTCAGTGTGCCCCGTTACCAGAAGTACCCGCTGGGAGACGGCACCTCCTCACTGTTGG CGGAGGCCCTGCAGACACACTCTGCCCTCTTCTTGGCTGAGGTGGACGTGGCTGTCCCTACCACCCCCACGAGCAGTTTTGGAGGCTTTTGGAGAGGCAGTGAGCCAGGCGAGCCCCCCACTCCAGCCAGCACCAGCGAAGTCGTCAAGA TCCTGGAGCGCTGGTGGGGCCCGAAGCGCATTGACTACTCGCTGTACTGCCCCGATGCGCTGACTGCCTTCCCCACCATCACCCTGCCTCACCTCTTCCATGCCAGCTACTGGGAGTCCTCCGATGTGGTGGCCTTCATCTTGCGGCAG GTGATTGAGAAGGAGGGACCAGAGCCAACAGAGAGTGAGGAGAGCTCTATCTACAGCCCTGCTATCCCCCGGGAGAAGTGGCAACGCAAGCGTACCCAAGTGAAGATTCGG AACGTGACAGCCAACCACCGGGCCAGCGACACCATTGTGTGTGAGGGCAAACCGCAGGTCCTCAGCGGGCGCTTCATGTACGGACCCTTGGATGTGGTGACGCTGACCGGGGAGAAG GTGGATATCTACATCATGACGCAGCCGCTGTCAGGGAAATGGCTGCACTATGGCACTGAGGTGACTAGTGGCAGCGGGCGCCTGACCTTCACCATTCCTCCAGACAAGGCTCTTGCCATCGGCATATACCCCGTGCGCATGGTTGTAAG GGGCGATCACAGCTACGCGGAGGCCTATTTGACGGTGGTGGCACGGGGCACTGAATCAGTTGTGTTCAGCATCGATGGCTCCTTCACAGCCAGCGTCTCTATCATGGGCAGCGACCCTAAAGTGCGGGCTGGGGCTGTCGATGTTGTAAG
- the CDK2AP2 gene encoding cyclin-dependent kinase 2-associated protein 2: MSYKPIAPAPATPGAAGTSTSSSASPAPPGPGAPPAATSVPSPSGSVPGAAAPFRPLFNDFGPPSMGYVQAMKPPGSQGSQSTYTDLLSVIEEMGKEIRPTYAGSKSAMERLKRGIIHARALVRECLAETERNART, encoded by the exons ATGTCCTACAAGCCCATCGCACCTGCCCCCGCCAcccccggagccgccggcacCAGCACGAGCAGCAGcgccagccccgccccgcccgggccgggggcccCACCCGCCG ccACGAGTGTCCCGTCGCCGTCCGGATCCGTGCCTGGAGCCGCTGCCCCCTTCCGGCCCCTCTTCAATGACTTCGGCCCGCCGTCCATGGGCTACGTGCAG GCTATGAAGCCGCCGGGCTCGCAGGGCTCCCAGAGCACCTACACGGATCTGCTCTCTGTCATCGAGGAGATGGGCAAGGAGATCCGGCCCACCTACGCGGGCAGCAAGAGCGCCATGGAACGGCTGAAACGGG GCATCATCCACGCTCGGGCACTGGTGAGGGAGTGCCTGGCGGAGACAGAGCGCAACGCACGCACGTAA
- the CABP2 gene encoding calcium-binding protein 2 isoform X2 — MFFFFQRPRQPSAESSAARAVLPASRRCKDGGHGAGKRGGCGLRQAPRPGGQQIGPRTAASAKRRSGSPGECSPFPEDHPSAAEDAGPEVPSAPGQDGKQHSSCPASGPQDPDELAEAAQSPPLQNYSVLHGLVGPACIFLRQSIAITQLDRELRPEEIEELKQAFREFDKDHDGYISYKDLGECMRTMGYMPTEMELIELSQQITGGKVDFDDFVELMGPKMLAETADMIGIKELRDAFREFDTNGDGQISIAELREAMRKLLGQQLNYREVDEILKDVDLNGDGLVDFEEFVRMMSR, encoded by the exons ATGTTCTTCTTCTTCCAGAGGCCGCGGCAGCCGAGCGCCGAAAGCTCGGCCGCTCGCGCGGTGCTGCCCGCCTCCCGCCGGTGCAAGGATGGGGGGCATGGCGCTGGCAAGAGGGGTGGCTGCGGCCTCCGCCAGGCCCCACGGCCCGGGGGGCAGCAGATAGGCCCCCGCACAGCTGCCAGCGCCAAGCGCCGCAGCGGGTCGCCTGGCGAGTGCAGCCCATTTCCCGAGGATCATCCTTCGGCCGCTGAGGACGCGGGGCCCGAGGTGCCCTCCGCCCCCGGGCAG GATGGGAAGCAGCACTCCAGCTGCCCGGCCTCAGGCCCCCAAGACCCTGACGAGCTGGCAGAGGCCGCGCAGTCGCCTCCACTGCAGAACTACTCAGTGCTGCACGGGCTGGTGGGGCCAGCCTGCATCTTCCTCCGCCAGAGCATCGCCATCACCCAGCTG GACCGAGAGCTGCGGCCGGAAGAGATCGAAG AGCTGAAGCAGGCCTTCCGGGAGTTCGACAAGGACCATGACGGGTACATCAGCTACAAGGACCTGGGCGAGTGCATGCGGACCATGGGGTACATGCCCACCGAGATGGAGCTCATTGAGCTGTCGCAGCAGATCA CGGGTGGCAAGGTGGATTTTGACGATTTTGTGGAGCTGATGGGCCCCAAGATGCTGGCAGAAACAGCGGACATGATCGGGATCAAGGAGCTGCGCGATGCCTTCCGTGAG TTCGACACCAATGGGGATGGGCAGATCAGCATTGCGGAGCTGCGGGAGGCTATGCGCAAACTCTTGGGGCAGCAACTCAACTACCGCGAGGTGGACGAGATCCTCAAGGACGTGGATCTCAATGGGGACGGCCTGGTGGACTTCGAAG AGTTTGTGCGGATGATGTCGCGCTGA
- the CABP2 gene encoding calcium-binding protein 2 isoform X4, with product MGNCTKTPERRLSKDGKQHSSCPASGPQDPDELAEAAQSPPLQNYSVLHGLVGPACIFLRQSIAITQLDRELRPEEIEELKQAFREFDKDHDGYISYKDLGECMRTMGYMPTEMELIELSQQITGGKVDFDDFVELMGPKMLAETADMIGIKELRDAFREFDTNGDGQISIAELREAMRKLLGQQLNYREVDEILKDVDLNGDGLVDFEEFVRMMSR from the exons ATGGGCAACTGCACCAAGACCCCTGAGAGGAGGCTATCCAAG GATGGGAAGCAGCACTCCAGCTGCCCGGCCTCAGGCCCCCAAGACCCTGACGAGCTGGCAGAGGCCGCGCAGTCGCCTCCACTGCAGAACTACTCAGTGCTGCACGGGCTGGTGGGGCCAGCCTGCATCTTCCTCCGCCAGAGCATCGCCATCACCCAGCTG GACCGAGAGCTGCGGCCGGAAGAGATCGAAG AGCTGAAGCAGGCCTTCCGGGAGTTCGACAAGGACCATGACGGGTACATCAGCTACAAGGACCTGGGCGAGTGCATGCGGACCATGGGGTACATGCCCACCGAGATGGAGCTCATTGAGCTGTCGCAGCAGATCA CGGGTGGCAAGGTGGATTTTGACGATTTTGTGGAGCTGATGGGCCCCAAGATGCTGGCAGAAACAGCGGACATGATCGGGATCAAGGAGCTGCGCGATGCCTTCCGTGAG TTCGACACCAATGGGGATGGGCAGATCAGCATTGCGGAGCTGCGGGAGGCTATGCGCAAACTCTTGGGGCAGCAACTCAACTACCGCGAGGTGGACGAGATCCTCAAGGACGTGGATCTCAATGGGGACGGCCTGGTGGACTTCGAAG AGTTTGTGCGGATGATGTCGCGCTGA
- the CABP2 gene encoding calcium-binding protein 2 isoform X3, with protein MGNCTKTPERRLSKDGKQHSSCPASGPQDPDELAEAAQSPPLQNYSVLHGLVGPACIFLRQSIAITQLDRELRPEEIEELKQAFREFDKDHDGYISYKDLGECMRTMGYMPTEMELIELSQQITGGKVDFDDFVELMGPKMLAETADMIGIKELRDAFREHFPRSSTPMGMGRSALRSCGRLCANSWGSNSTTARWTRSSRTWISMGTAWWTSKSLCG; from the exons ATGGGCAACTGCACCAAGACCCCTGAGAGGAGGCTATCCAAG GATGGGAAGCAGCACTCCAGCTGCCCGGCCTCAGGCCCCCAAGACCCTGACGAGCTGGCAGAGGCCGCGCAGTCGCCTCCACTGCAGAACTACTCAGTGCTGCACGGGCTGGTGGGGCCAGCCTGCATCTTCCTCCGCCAGAGCATCGCCATCACCCAGCTG GACCGAGAGCTGCGGCCGGAAGAGATCGAAG AGCTGAAGCAGGCCTTCCGGGAGTTCGACAAGGACCATGACGGGTACATCAGCTACAAGGACCTGGGCGAGTGCATGCGGACCATGGGGTACATGCCCACCGAGATGGAGCTCATTGAGCTGTCGCAGCAGATCA CGGGTGGCAAGGTGGATTTTGACGATTTTGTGGAGCTGATGGGCCCCAAGATGCTGGCAGAAACAGCGGACATGATCGGGATCAAGGAGCTGCGCGATGCCTTCCGTGAG CACTTCCCTCGCAGTTCGACACCAATGGGGATGGGCAGATCAGCATTGCGGAGCTGCGGGAGGCTATGCGCAAACTCTTGGGGCAGCAACTCAACTACCGCGAGGTGGACGAGATCCTCAAGGACGTGGATCTCAATGGGGACGGCCTGGTGGACTTCGAAG AGTTTGTGCGGATGA
- the CABP2 gene encoding calcium-binding protein 2 isoform X1, with protein MFFFFQRPRQPSAESSAARAVLPASRRCKDGGHGAGKRGGCGLRQAPRPGGQQIGPRTAASAKRRSGSPGECSPFPEDHPSAAEDAGPEVPSAPGQDGKQHSSCPASGPQDPDELAEAAQSPPLQNYSVLHGLVGPACIFLRQSIAITQLDRELRPEEIEELKQAFREFDKDHDGYISYKDLGECMRTMGYMPTEMELIELSQQITGGKVDFDDFVELMGPKMLAETADMIGIKELRDAFREHFPRSSTPMGMGRSALRSCGRLCANSWGSNSTTARWTRSSRTWISMGTAWWTSKSLCG; from the exons ATGTTCTTCTTCTTCCAGAGGCCGCGGCAGCCGAGCGCCGAAAGCTCGGCCGCTCGCGCGGTGCTGCCCGCCTCCCGCCGGTGCAAGGATGGGGGGCATGGCGCTGGCAAGAGGGGTGGCTGCGGCCTCCGCCAGGCCCCACGGCCCGGGGGGCAGCAGATAGGCCCCCGCACAGCTGCCAGCGCCAAGCGCCGCAGCGGGTCGCCTGGCGAGTGCAGCCCATTTCCCGAGGATCATCCTTCGGCCGCTGAGGACGCGGGGCCCGAGGTGCCCTCCGCCCCCGGGCAG GATGGGAAGCAGCACTCCAGCTGCCCGGCCTCAGGCCCCCAAGACCCTGACGAGCTGGCAGAGGCCGCGCAGTCGCCTCCACTGCAGAACTACTCAGTGCTGCACGGGCTGGTGGGGCCAGCCTGCATCTTCCTCCGCCAGAGCATCGCCATCACCCAGCTG GACCGAGAGCTGCGGCCGGAAGAGATCGAAG AGCTGAAGCAGGCCTTCCGGGAGTTCGACAAGGACCATGACGGGTACATCAGCTACAAGGACCTGGGCGAGTGCATGCGGACCATGGGGTACATGCCCACCGAGATGGAGCTCATTGAGCTGTCGCAGCAGATCA CGGGTGGCAAGGTGGATTTTGACGATTTTGTGGAGCTGATGGGCCCCAAGATGCTGGCAGAAACAGCGGACATGATCGGGATCAAGGAGCTGCGCGATGCCTTCCGTGAG CACTTCCCTCGCAGTTCGACACCAATGGGGATGGGCAGATCAGCATTGCGGAGCTGCGGGAGGCTATGCGCAAACTCTTGGGGCAGCAACTCAACTACCGCGAGGTGGACGAGATCCTCAAGGACGTGGATCTCAATGGGGACGGCCTGGTGGACTTCGAAG AGTTTGTGCGGATGA
- the NDUFV1 gene encoding NADH dehydrogenase [ubiquinone] flavoprotein 1, mitochondrial translates to MAARQLLALRRLPAAAAATFSTAPKKTQFGSLRDEDRIFTNLYGRHDWRLQGALSRGDWYKTKEILLKGVDWILNEIKTSGLRGRGGAGFPTGLKWSFMNKPPDGRPKYLVVNADEGEPGTCKDREIMRHDPHKLVEGCLVAGRAMGARAAYIYIRGEFYNEASNLQVAIREAYEAGLLGQDACGSGYAFDVFVVRGAGAYICGEETALIESIEGKQGKPRLKPPFPADVGVFGCPTTVANVETVAVSPTICRRGGAWFASFGRERNSGTKLFNISGHVNNPCTVEEEMSVPLKELIEKHAGGVRGGWDNLLAVIPGGSSTPLLPKSVCETVLMDFDALVQAQSGLGTAAVIVMDKSTDVVKAIARLIEFYKHESCGQCTPCREGVDWMNKVMARFVQGNAQVAEIDALWEISKQIEGHTICALGDGAAWPVQGLIRHFRPELEERMRRYEEAKARVASA, encoded by the exons atggccgcccgGCAGCTGCTGGCgctgcggcgcctccccgccgccgccgccgccaccttCTCG ACGGCGCCCAAGAAGACGCAGTTCGGGTCGCTGCGGGACGAGGACCGGATCTTCACCAACCTCTACGGGCGGCACGACTGGAG GCTGCAGGGTGCCCTGAGCCGCGGCGACTGGTACAAGACCAAGGAGATCCTGCTCAAGGGGGTGGACTGGATCCTCAACGAGATCAAGACGTcagggctgcggggccgcggcggggccggcttcCCCACCGGCCTCAAGTGGAGCTTCATGAACAAGCCCCCCGATGGCAG GCCAAAGTACCTAGTCGTGAACGCGGACGAGGGGGAGCCGGGCACGTGCAAGGACCGCGAGATCATGCGGCACGACCCACACAAGCTGGTGGAGGGTTGCCTTGTGGCGGGGCGAGCCATGGGGGCCCGCGCCGCCTATATCTACATCCGCGGGGAGTTCTATAACGAAGCCTCCAACCTGCAG GTGGCCATCAGAGAGGCCTACGAGGCCGGGCTGCTGGGGCAGGACGCCTGCGGCTCGGGCTATGCTTTCGACGTGTTTGTGGTACGGGGCGCTGGGGCCTACATCTGCGGGGAGGAGACGGCCCTGATCGAATCCATCGAGGGCAAGCAGGGCAAGCCGCGCCTGAAGCCACCGTTCCCTGCAGATGTGG GTGTGTTTGGGTGTCCCACCACGGTGGCCAACGTGGAGACTGTGGCAGTGTCCCCCACCATCTGCCGGCGGGGAGGGGCCTGGTTTGCTAGCTTCGGGCGTGAACGTAACTCCGGCACGAAGCTGTTCAATATCTCCGGCCACGTCAACAACCCGTGTACGGTGGAAGAGGAGATGTCAGTGCCCCTGAAGGAGCTCATTGAGAAGCACGCAG GGGGTGTCCGCGGGGGTTGGGACAACCTGCTGGCTGTGATCCCGGGAGGCTCCTCCACGCCGCTCCTCCCCAAATCGGTATGTGAGACTGTGCTGATGGACTTCGATGCTCTGGTGCAGGCGCAGAGTGGGCTTGGCACAGCTGCTGTGATTGTCATGGACAAATCG ACTGACGTTGTTAAAGCTATCGCCCGCCTCATCGAGTTTTACAAGCACGAGAGCTGCGGGCAGTGCACCCCGTGCCGAGAAG GCGTCGACTGGATGAACAAAGTCATGGCACGGTTCGTGCAGGGTAATGCGCAGGTAGCAGAGATCGACGCGCTGTGGGAGATCAGCAAGCAGATTGAGGGCCATACCATCTGTGCGCTGGGTGATGGGGCTGCCTGGCCCGTGCAG GGCCTCATCCGTCACTTCCGCCCAGAGCTGGAGGAGAGGATGCGACGCTACGAGGAGGCCAAAGCTCGGGTGGCATCAGCCTAA
- the NUDT8 gene encoding mitochondrial coenzyme A diphosphatase NUDT8 yields MLGPGGAAAARGYLSGGSERRCRAQLAAAAAAAGRGAAAAAAAVLVPLCAVRGRPALLFTLRSRALGGAHSGDVSFPGGKRDPADGDAVATALRETREELGLALDPERVWGLLRAVPDRRGMMVAPVLANLGPLEDLTLMPNPQEVEEVFTVPVAHLLQTENQGYTHFRSKGRYSYTLPVFLNGPYKVWGLTAIITELTLELLAPDLYHRKTRVTGDR; encoded by the exons ATgctggggcccggcggcgcggcggcggcgcgcgggtaCCTGAGCGGCGGCAGCgagcggcggtgccgggcgcagctggcggcggcggcggcggcggcggggcgcggggcggcggcggcggcggcggcggtgcttGTGCCGCTGTGCGCCgtgcgcggccgccccgcgctgctcTTCACGCTGCGCTCCCGCGCCCTGGGCGGCGCCCACAGCGGCGACGTGAG CTTCCCCGGCGGCAAGCGCGACCCGGCGGACGGCGACGCGGTGGCCACGGCGCTGCGGGAGACGCGGGAGGAGCTGGGCCTGGCCCTGGACCCCGAGCGCGTCTGGGGCCTCCTGCGGGCCGTACCCGACCGG CGGGGAATGATGGTGGCTCCCGTCCTTGCGAACCTGGGGCCGTTGGAGGACCTGACTCTTATGCCCAACCCCCAGGAG GTTGAGGAGGTCTTCACCGTCCCCGTGGCTCACCTGCTGCAGACGGAGAACCAGGGCTACACCCACTTCCGCTCCAAGGGCCGCTACAGCTACACACTGCCTGTCTTCCTCAATGGGCCTTACAAGGTGTGGGGGCTCACGGCCATCATCACTGAGCTGACGCTGGAGCTGCTGGCGCCTGACCTCTACCACAGGAAGACACGGGTGACTGGTGACCGCTGA
- the MTCH2 gene encoding mitochondrial carrier homolog 2 isoform X2: MADTASQVLLGSGLAVLSQPLMYVKVLVQVGYEPLPPTLGRNIFGRQVYQLPGLFAYAKHIVKVDGRAGLFKGLTPRLCSGAIGTIVHSKVLQPGASKKERVSSLEQVLMETSREMVARSAATLITHPFHVITLRCMVQFIGRETKYSGTLSAFATIYREEGILGFFAGLIPRLLGDILSLWLCNMLAYLINTYALENGVSTMTEMKSYSQAVTGFFASMLTYPFVLVSNLMAINNCGLAGGLLPYAPTYSSWLDCWSQLHKEGNMSRGNSLFFRKVPTGKRYVWEERRFR, translated from the exons ATGGCGGATACGGCCTCGCAGGTGCTGCTGGGCTCGGGGCTGGCTGTGCTGTCACAGCCCCTCATGTACGTGAAGGTGCTGGTGCAG GTGGGATACGAGCCTCTGCCACCGACTCTGGGAAGGAATATTTTTGGGCGACAGGTTTACCAGCTGCCGGGTCTCTTTGCTTACG CCAAACACATTGTGAAGGTTGATGGAAGAGCAGGACTCTTCAAAGGCCTGACGCCCCGACTTTGCTCCGGAGCCATTGGCACCATCGTGCACAGCAAAGTGCTGCAG CCAGGAGCCAGCAAGAAGGAGCGCGTGTCCTCACTGGAGCAAGTTCTCATGGAG ACCTCCCGAGAGATGGTTGCTCGCTCTGCCGCAACGCTTATCACCCACCCCTTTCATG TAATCACCCTGAGATGTATGGTGCAGTTCATCGGCAGGGAGACCAAGTACAG CGGGACACTAAGCGCCTTTGCCACGATTTACCGAGAAGAGGGCATCCTGGGATTCTTCGC GGGCCTCATCCCCCGGCTTCTTGGAGACATCCTTTCATTGTGGCTCTGCAACATGCTGGCCTACCTCATCAACACATATGCCCTGGAGAATGGG GTCTCAACCATGACTGAGATGAAGAGCTACTCACAGGCAGTCACTGGA TTCTTCGCCAGCATGCTGACGTACCCCTTTGTGCTGGTCTCCAACCTGATGGCCATTAATAATTGTGG GCTGGCTGGGGGCCTCCTCCCCTATGCACCCACCTACTCGTCTTGGCTGGACTGCTGGAGCCAGCTGCACAAGGAG GGCAACATGAGCCGAGGGAACAGCCTGTTTTTCCGCAAGGTCCCCACAGGGAAGCGATatgtgtgggaggagaggaggtttCGCTGA
- the MTCH2 gene encoding mitochondrial carrier homolog 2 isoform X1, whose protein sequence is MADTASQVLLGSGLAVLSQPLMYVKVLVQVGYEPLPPTLGRNIFGRQVYQLPGLFAYAKHIVKVDGRAGLFKGLTPRLCSGAIGTIVHSKVLQRYQEAEQAEPGASKKERVSSLEQVLMETSREMVARSAATLITHPFHVITLRCMVQFIGRETKYSGTLSAFATIYREEGILGFFAGLIPRLLGDILSLWLCNMLAYLINTYALENGVSTMTEMKSYSQAVTGFFASMLTYPFVLVSNLMAINNCGLAGGLLPYAPTYSSWLDCWSQLHKEGNMSRGNSLFFRKVPTGKRYVWEERRFR, encoded by the exons ATGGCGGATACGGCCTCGCAGGTGCTGCTGGGCTCGGGGCTGGCTGTGCTGTCACAGCCCCTCATGTACGTGAAGGTGCTGGTGCAG GTGGGATACGAGCCTCTGCCACCGACTCTGGGAAGGAATATTTTTGGGCGACAGGTTTACCAGCTGCCGGGTCTCTTTGCTTACG CCAAACACATTGTGAAGGTTGATGGAAGAGCAGGACTCTTCAAAGGCCTGACGCCCCGACTTTGCTCCGGAGCCATTGGCACCATCGTGCACAGCAAAGTGCTGCAG CGGTACCAGGAGGCTGAGCAGGCTGAG CCAGGAGCCAGCAAGAAGGAGCGCGTGTCCTCACTGGAGCAAGTTCTCATGGAG ACCTCCCGAGAGATGGTTGCTCGCTCTGCCGCAACGCTTATCACCCACCCCTTTCATG TAATCACCCTGAGATGTATGGTGCAGTTCATCGGCAGGGAGACCAAGTACAG CGGGACACTAAGCGCCTTTGCCACGATTTACCGAGAAGAGGGCATCCTGGGATTCTTCGC GGGCCTCATCCCCCGGCTTCTTGGAGACATCCTTTCATTGTGGCTCTGCAACATGCTGGCCTACCTCATCAACACATATGCCCTGGAGAATGGG GTCTCAACCATGACTGAGATGAAGAGCTACTCACAGGCAGTCACTGGA TTCTTCGCCAGCATGCTGACGTACCCCTTTGTGCTGGTCTCCAACCTGATGGCCATTAATAATTGTGG GCTGGCTGGGGGCCTCCTCCCCTATGCACCCACCTACTCGTCTTGGCTGGACTGCTGGAGCCAGCTGCACAAGGAG GGCAACATGAGCCGAGGGAACAGCCTGTTTTTCCGCAAGGTCCCCACAGGGAAGCGATatgtgtgggaggagaggaggtttCGCTGA